GACAAAGGGGGAAGCGGCCTCGGTACTCACATTATGTACAACCTGGTTACCCAAACACTTGGCGGTAAAATCAGTGTAGAAAGTGAACCAGGAAGCGGCCTACAATACAAAATTCAGTTTCCGCATCACCGTGTCAGCACCGAAACTGAAGCAACTTGATTTAACATCTTCTATAAAAACCAAAAGGCTGGCGAGGTCTTCTATATCCTGATAACCTCGCCCCCTTATTTTAAATAGGTTAACCGTAGCCCAACCATGCAATGCTTCGACATTAAGCATTGATCGGTCAATATATTCGTTAGGAAAGCAATTTAATGTGGTTTAAAAATCTCAAGTTATATCGACTAACTGAGCAATTGAAGATTGATGAAGAAGCTCTACAGGACTTGTTAACAGAAAATGCATTTCGTCCTTGTGGTTCTCAAGAACTGGCAAGCATGGGCTGGACAAACCCTCTCGGTCAGGGAGAAAGCCTGTTTCATGCCGCCAATGGCAATTATTGGTTTACGCTGAAAAAGCAAGAACGCATTCTACCTGCTGCCGTTATTAACGCAGAACTGGATGAGAAAGTCGCTCAAATAGAATCTGACACAGGCAACCCGGTTGGCAAGAAAGCCAAACAGGATCTGAAACAGGAAATCACACACAAATTGCTACCCCAAGCGTTCACCAAAAACAGTGTGATCCACGGCTTTGTCGCACCTAAACACAACTTTGTGTTAATTGATGCAGCAGCCGATGGCAAATCCGAAACCTTCCTTGCCATGCTGCGTAAAACACTGGGGTCACTTCCGGTTGTTCCACTTGCCAGAACCACAATCGCACAAGAACTGACAGACTGGTTAGCATCCGACAGTTGGCCAAGAGACATTGAACTACTGGAAGAAGCCGAATTTAAAGATCCAACAGAAAGCGGCTCCATCGTTAGAGTTAAAAATCAGGATCTTTTCGCCGATGAAATCCGAGCGCATATCGAAGCAGGCAAACAATTGCATAAAGTTGCTCTTAGCTGGAAAGAAACCCTTACAGCAATTCTACAGGAAGACCTCACGGTAAAACGCATCAAATTCTCTGACGTTATGCGTGAAGAAAATGATGATATTCCGAAGGACGAAATGGCAGCCAGAGCCGATGCTGACTTTGCATTAATGGCAGGCGAGCTGATTAAACTGGCTGAATGGCTGGTTAAAGAATTCGACCTAAAAGAAGAATAAAACCTTCACCTTGAATATCATTACTAATCATCTCCAGTGATTGATGATAGATTGGATTATTTGATATTTTTGAAATAATTATGGGCGGAATAGAAACCGCCCGCAATCCACATAAAAGCCACTGCGCAAATCAAAAAGCTCCTCATAATTTCACATAAACGGTTATCGATCTTCATTTATACGACAAAATCATTTCCCTATATTTGAAATTAAATCAGATATTCTTAAGCAAATACTGAACATGAATATATTAGAGCGTGTATATGGTCTCCTCCATCATCGCAAGATAAACAGATGCAATCCCTCACCCAACACTAAAAAGTATTACAAGTTCCTCTAAAACACCGACTTCTTATACCAGGCAATCATCACGCCTTCAAAAGAACAGACCGTTTAATGCATTATGATGTCAAAATTATGCCTTGAATATTAAATTTTTATTGAATTTTTATTCATATGGTAAATTTTTAATAAAATCATAAAATCTCGAATTAACACATAAACAAAAAGTAATACAAACAAGCACCTAACTTAAACGTATTACTAATACATTTAACATGCAATTCAAAATAAATAGAACAAAAAAAACACGAAAATACGCACCATATAGAACGAAACAAAAATTAAAAACACGAACTCACATTCATCTTTAAAAGACATAATCCATTAAAAACTTTAACGATTAAGCCTTTATGGGTATTTTATTTTTTAGATGAAGATTTAGATAAATCCAATAGAAAAAATTCCATAAAAAGACTATAAAAAAAGATAAAATATTCATTATTTACAATTACTTATAAAGTTTAAAACAAGATTCCAAATTCACTTAAAAACTCACAAAAATGGTGCAAAATGTTTTTAAATTAATGAAACTTGATCATTTGCGATTAATATTGGTAGAATATTTTCACTCGTTATTAATCAACTTTTTTGTAGCTCATTTTACGATGAAATATAAAGCCGATGATACAATCACAATAATCAAAGCAAACATTTCACATCTTAACGATGTGGCTCCTCTGTTTGCGCTTTATCGTGAATTCTATAACGGCTTACCTGAGCTAGAGGCGTCTAGAGAATTCATTAAACAGCGCCTAGCCAATAATGATTCGACCATTTTTATCGCTTACATTGATATTAATGGTGAAAAAACTGCTTGCGGGTTTGTACAGCTTTACCCTTCTTTTTCCTCAGTATCAGCAAAGCGCAGCATTATATTAAATGATCTATATGTAGACGAAGCTTATCGACAAAAAGGCGTGGCCAGAAGATTAATGGAGACGGCAAGAGAGTATGCGCAAAGTCAACAAGCGAATGGATTATCCTTAAGTACAGCTCACGACAATGTTAACGCTCAAGCGCTTTATGAAAGCTTGGGCTATGAGCAAGATAAGCAATATCTACACTATTTCCTGTCAATTAAATAGTGTTCTGTTAGGCAAATTCTAATGTTGTTGTAGTATTGGAATTATTCTTGCCTTTTCAAGGCATTAATAAAGCACCACTAATAACAATTCAAATTGTTTCAAGCTTAACATCTCGTTGCAAACTGCAATATTTGGCTTGAACTTATTTCCAATTTGAAGTGGTAGTATTTTAACCATTATTAAGAGTTAAGAATCAATATTATGAATATATTGTGTATTGGTCGCTGTTTCCCGGCGAGTGGTTTCTTTAAAGAGCGCGACCATCGTTTAAGCCTTATTGCGACAAAAGCAGACTTTGTTCAGGCCGAGTATGAATTCGACTACGACAAAGTGTTTATTAGCAAAGAGATCAACAATGACAGCGTTGTTGAGATTGTTGCTGCCTGGAATTCAGAACAAGCCATTGATGCTGTTTGCTGTTACAACGACAAATACTTTGATTTGGTCATTCAACTGGTTGAACGCTTTAATATCCGTTCTATTTTATCCAAAGACGCCGTAGCCAATACCGACAATAAATCCCGCACCAGAGATATTCTGGTACAAAACGGCATACCATCAGCCCAATACGCCATTGTTAACGACGAGCAGGCAGCTCACGATTTTCTGGATAATGTCAGTCAATTAGCCATTCTCAAGCCATTAGCAGCCTCGGCAAGTATTGGCGTATCTCGAGTGGCTTCCCATGATGACGTCTCTCAGGCAATAGTCGCTCTGGAACAACAAGGGCAAGGATTCCCCGCCCTAATGGAAAGCTTTCTGGAAGGCGATGAATTCAGCGTTGAATCTTTCTCCGAAAATGGAGAGCACCGTATTCTAGCCATTACCAAGAAATATAAATACGACAATACCTTTATTGAGCAAGGGCATGCCATGCATGCCGAGTTAGACACCGAGACAGAAACCCAAGTGATTGATTATATCGTCAAGGTGCTTTCTGCTTTGGGTATCGAAAACGGGCCAGCTCACAGCGAAATTATCTTAACCTCCGAAGGCCCGGTTCTGGTTGAATCCCATACCCGCGTCGGCGGTGATCTCATTCATGAGATAATAGAACTGGCAACAGGTGTCGACGTACTCACCTGCTCTGCTCGCCAAATTCTGGGCGAATCAGTGCTTAAAGAGATCCCGGAGCATCTACCCAAAAAGCAATCCGCAGCAGTCTGGTTTGCCTTTCCTAATGTCACCGCTGAAACAACAGTCGAGGCATATAAAGGCAATACCAAAGCGGAAGAGCTGGATGGCATTCACACTTTGAGGTTAATGAAGCCGGCAGGAAGCAAGGTTGTTCCTGCACGCAACAGTTTCGATCGTCTGGCCGTTGCAGTAGCCACAGGTGACAGCCTCCAAGCTGCATTAACCAAAGCGCAGGCAGCGATGTCGCAACTGCAACCACAGTATACGAAGTAGGGGAAAAGGATGACTGACTCTCAATCACACTTGCAACCTCAATCTCATACTGAAATGCCACCAGTAATCGTCGTTGTAGACCCATTTTCCAGCGGCAGTCTGATTGCGCCTGAAGCCGCTAAGCGAGGGTATCGAGCAATCTGTGTCACCACCTTTGAAGAAGTGCCCACTTATTTGAAAGCGGTATTTAGTCTGGATGGCTTCGACGCACATTATTGTCTTGAAGAGCCCGTTGCTCAACTCGCCTTCGATACCGTCATCAATGAACTCAAGAAACATAACATTGTCGCGGTGATTACAGGCAGTGAAACTGGTGTTCCGATGACAGACAAACTTCGTCATGCGCTTGAACTTCCGGGTAATGACCCTGCCACATCACAAAATCGTCGTAGCAAATTCAAAATGCACGAAGCTTTACGCCATAACAACTTGCGCCATATTTCCCAGTTGCTCACCAGCAATAAAGAAGAAATGATGCAATGGGCTGAAGGGCTTAACTACCGTGTTGTACTCAAGCCCGTTGATTCTGGTGGTACTGATGGTGTCCACGTATGCCAAACCAAAGAGCAAGTTGAGCAGGCTTACGACGACATCATCTCCATGCATAACATGTTCGACCTTCCTATCTCTGAAGTGCTTGGGCAACAGTTTATCGGTGGCATCGAATACGTGGTGGATACTGTGTCGATGCAAGGCCATCATGTCGTCACCAACATTTGCCAATATGAAAAATGGGAAATGAATGGTTCCATGCTCTATCGTACCGTGGGTTTTATTGAGCCTAATAATCCCGACTATCAAGTGCTGGTCAACTACACCAAACAAGCACTCGATGCTTTGGGTGTGTATCAGGGGGCTGCGCACTCTGAAGTCAAAATTGATGAAGATGGTCCCGTATTGATTGAGTCTGGTGCTCGTTTACAAGGCTCCAATATTCCCAGTTTTGTTGCCCAGTTTGCCGATTTTAGCCAACTTGATTTATTGGTTGATGCCTATCTGGATCCAGCCGAATTTGAACGCAAGGCAGAACGCGGAAACAGCTACCACAAGTGCGCCAAGATCTTTGGTTTCGTCAATACCAAACCAGTCAAAATCAAGAAAGTGAATTCTTCCCTGATCATCAACTTGCCTTCGCATTATTCCTCTGTGGTTCGCTTTAAAGCTGGCGATACCTTGCCCCCCACCACCAGCATGCTCGACAGCCCGGGCTGGGCGCTGTTGTTGCATCCAGAAGAAAGCGTTGTCGATGACGACATGCGCAAGCTGGAAGCCATGGAACGGGATCACACCATGTACATTCTGGAAAGAGAGAGCGAGCATGAAGCAGTTTGATGTCATCATCATCGGCGGCGGAGTATTAGGCGCCAGCACGTTTTACCATCTGGTAGAAGCTGGCATATCTTGCTGTCTGATAGAAAAAAACACTATCGGCAGTGGCATTACCTCCTATTCAGGGGGCATTGCCAGAGTATTCCACCTCGATGAAAAACAACGACAACAAGCTGCTTATAGCCTGGATTATTTCCAGCACTTTGAGCAACGTACAGGTGAGCCTCTCGCTTTTGTTGAACAAGGTTTCCTGTACTTCCCTGCGCCTGAAAATATCAACGCAAGCCAGCAAGCGGTCGGCGATCATGGCTATGGTTTTACCTCAAGCTGGCTAACACCCGAACAGGTCATAGAACAGTTTCCCTTTATTGCCAAAGAAGAGCTTAAGGGCGCGGTTTGGGAGCCCAAAGCAGGCTATCTTGATCCCATTGCCACCACTCAGGCATGGGTAAACGCAGGGCTTCGACTGGGTGGAACCGTACTTCCCGGATGTCGAGTGATGGAACCGTTATACGAAGGCTCCGAACTCGCTGGAGTGAAAACCAACTTAGGCGATATTCGTGGGCAGCGCATTGTTATTGCAGCAGGCGCAGCTTCAGCAAATCTACTGAAAATGCTCGCCATCGACCTGCCCATATACAACAAAACCATTCAGGTAGATTTGTATCAGGCTCGCGAAGTGAACGCAAAAATGCCTTGCTTTATTGATGCCGAATTTAATCTCAATGGACGCGGCGGCGAACACTACATTTTGCAAGGCATGACTTGCCCCGATGGCTCAGAGCATGAAGAAGCGCTACCCAGCCATCAAGCCATATCACAAAACACAGCGAAAAAACGCTTCAATTGGTCAAACACCAGTGAAGTGACTGGCTGCTATTGCAGTTTAGACACATTCAGCGATCGCGAAAGCGGCTACGCCGATTATGTGGATGAACAGAAACAGGTTCTGCTGCTATCAGGTTTCAATGGTACAGCATTCAAGTTTGCCCCGTATCTGGGGCAACACATTCAACAATTAATATTAGGCGATTCTGGAGATCGATAGCATGAAGGAAATTAAAGGCACACTGCCTTGTATTCTTACGCCATACGACACCAAGTTAAATGTCGATGCTGAAGACTATCAACGTCAGGTTGATCACATCTACAACTCAGGTTGTCAGGGCGTAGTCGTAGGTCAGGTTTCTGAAGTAATGCGACTCACACAGGTAGAACGTTACGAAGTAGCGAAACTGCTTGTTGAATGCAACAAAGACCGTGGTATTACCGTAATGAGTACCGGTGGTGAGTCTACTCGCGCCG
Above is a window of Paraneptunicella aestuarii DNA encoding:
- a CDS encoding ATP-grasp domain-containing protein; amino-acid sequence: MNILCIGRCFPASGFFKERDHRLSLIATKADFVQAEYEFDYDKVFISKEINNDSVVEIVAAWNSEQAIDAVCCYNDKYFDLVIQLVERFNIRSILSKDAVANTDNKSRTRDILVQNGIPSAQYAIVNDEQAAHDFLDNVSQLAILKPLAASASIGVSRVASHDDVSQAIVALEQQGQGFPALMESFLEGDEFSVESFSENGEHRILAITKKYKYDNTFIEQGHAMHAELDTETETQVIDYIVKVLSALGIENGPAHSEIILTSEGPVLVESHTRVGGDLIHEIIELATGVDVLTCSARQILGESVLKEIPEHLPKKQSAAVWFAFPNVTAETTVEAYKGNTKAEELDGIHTLRLMKPAGSKVVPARNSFDRLAVAVATGDSLQAALTKAQAAMSQLQPQYTK
- the rdgC gene encoding recombination-associated protein RdgC — protein: MWFKNLKLYRLTEQLKIDEEALQDLLTENAFRPCGSQELASMGWTNPLGQGESLFHAANGNYWFTLKKQERILPAAVINAELDEKVAQIESDTGNPVGKKAKQDLKQEITHKLLPQAFTKNSVIHGFVAPKHNFVLIDAAADGKSETFLAMLRKTLGSLPVVPLARTTIAQELTDWLASDSWPRDIELLEEAEFKDPTESGSIVRVKNQDLFADEIRAHIEAGKQLHKVALSWKETLTAILQEDLTVKRIKFSDVMREENDDIPKDEMAARADADFALMAGELIKLAEWLVKEFDLKEE
- a CDS encoding ATP-grasp domain-containing protein — translated: MTDSQSHLQPQSHTEMPPVIVVVDPFSSGSLIAPEAAKRGYRAICVTTFEEVPTYLKAVFSLDGFDAHYCLEEPVAQLAFDTVINELKKHNIVAVITGSETGVPMTDKLRHALELPGNDPATSQNRRSKFKMHEALRHNNLRHISQLLTSNKEEMMQWAEGLNYRVVLKPVDSGGTDGVHVCQTKEQVEQAYDDIISMHNMFDLPISEVLGQQFIGGIEYVVDTVSMQGHHVVTNICQYEKWEMNGSMLYRTVGFIEPNNPDYQVLVNYTKQALDALGVYQGAAHSEVKIDEDGPVLIESGARLQGSNIPSFVAQFADFSQLDLLVDAYLDPAEFERKAERGNSYHKCAKIFGFVNTKPVKIKKVNSSLIINLPSHYSSVVRFKAGDTLPPTTSMLDSPGWALLLHPEESVVDDDMRKLEAMERDHTMYILERESEHEAV
- a CDS encoding NAD(P)/FAD-dependent oxidoreductase; protein product: MKQFDVIIIGGGVLGASTFYHLVEAGISCCLIEKNTIGSGITSYSGGIARVFHLDEKQRQQAAYSLDYFQHFEQRTGEPLAFVEQGFLYFPAPENINASQQAVGDHGYGFTSSWLTPEQVIEQFPFIAKEELKGAVWEPKAGYLDPIATTQAWVNAGLRLGGTVLPGCRVMEPLYEGSELAGVKTNLGDIRGQRIVIAAGAASANLLKMLAIDLPIYNKTIQVDLYQAREVNAKMPCFIDAEFNLNGRGGEHYILQGMTCPDGSEHEEALPSHQAISQNTAKKRFNWSNTSEVTGCYCSLDTFSDRESGYADYVDEQKQVLLLSGFNGTAFKFAPYLGQHIQQLILGDSGDR
- a CDS encoding GNAT family N-acetyltransferase; amino-acid sequence: MKLDHLRLILVEYFHSLLINFFVAHFTMKYKADDTITIIKANISHLNDVAPLFALYREFYNGLPELEASREFIKQRLANNDSTIFIAYIDINGEKTACGFVQLYPSFSSVSAKRSIILNDLYVDEAYRQKGVARRLMETAREYAQSQQANGLSLSTAHDNVNAQALYESLGYEQDKQYLHYFLSIK